GTATTGGTCACAAAGTGTCCATTGATGCACTTCTTGGCTTCTCCTCCAACGAACCTTTTTAGGTGTCTGAGACGTTCCTTCCCATTGATGTTTTCAGCCTCTAAATAAGCATCTAGATCTACTTGCCAGTCAGTAAAATCTAGCAAATCTCCTGTAAAAAGAGAAGGTTCTACTGATGTTCTTTTTGCAGTGGCTTTATTCATTGTTGAAACAAGACTTTCTGCAAGCTGACGCACTGCATCTAATCCATCTGAGGCGGGCGTTGCAGAGCGCTCTACTTTGTCTGTACTGGCAAGTGGGGGTAATGGCCGAGGTGTGTCATTCTCAGTAATAACAATTACGTCTTGTGGTGTGACAGGAGTTGCTTCTTTCGGTGTGGGATTTCTTCGACTTTGCCTTTGTCTTTTGAGTTCTTCATAGATTTGCATCTCTTTTGCAAACTGCTCCTTCGCTTTCTGCAGTACAGATTCAGCTTCTTTGAGCTCTCTTTCTTCTTCTTCATCCTGAATCTGTAGGGCTGCCACTCTTTCTGTCATAGACTCCTTGATAGTCTCAAACTCATTCGATAGATCGCTAAACATACTTTCTACACTCTTATCTGGTTTATTAGCACATAAAACACACATTTCCTTGTAcgctgtacagatatgatcaaaaCCCTGTTGGAAGGTAGAACTACATTCCTCTAACTGGTGTAAATCAAAAGATTCAATATCTGATATCAACTTAGTATACTCGACCAACTGAGTACTTATGGACTtgactaaaaatgttttcaactctaAAGTTCTACTTTCTTTACCTATGAGAGAAAGGTTACGAGATCTCTCTGACCTAGGTTCAAAAGGACTGTTTTCAGGATTACCAACATCGTTAGTACTATTCGCTTGCACAGTAACTAAATGAGTGTGTGCAGAACCTAGATCATCATCTAACTTATCCGACAGCGAGCCATCAGGAGATGGCGCCCGCGAACTACCACCCTCAGTATCACTCGACATTACTGCCCCCGCACGCAGTCCTTATAGCGGATGATGGTGTACAAAGCAGCCCAAGGGTCACCAACTGATGtctgttttacaaaaaatgataaaaaatcttCAAGGTAAACCAAATGTTTCAAGAGATAAAAAGTatcaaatgaaaaatgaaaggTGTAGTGTGTAAATGGTTACGTATGTTTCAAGCAATTACTTCTAATGAACCAGTTGAATACATAAGGCCAGCCTCAAGCTGAAGCTATTTGGATGTCAGATTGTTCATCAATATTGTGGTACAAACATTTAACAATCTACTAAAAAAAATGTTGCGGCTGATAGGCACATGTAAATGCACTTAGCTGAATTGGACCTATGTAGTTGCAGTGCTCGGTATACTGTAGAGCCTCGAAACTGTCCGAACTGTAAAACTGTGTAACTGTGAATTGTAGAACTTTGTAACTTTGCCAGGTGGggactgtaga
Above is a genomic segment from Watersipora subatra chromosome 6, tzWatSuba1.1, whole genome shotgun sequence containing:
- the LOC137398097 gene encoding uncharacterized protein gives rise to the protein MSSDTEGGSSRAPSPDGSLSDKLDDDLGSAHTHLVTVQANSTNDVGNPENSPFEPRSERSRNLSLIGKESRTLELKTFLVKSISTQLVEYTKLISDIESFDLHQLEECSSTFQQGFDHICTAYKEMCVLCANKPDKSVESMFSDLSNEFETIKESMTERVAALQIQDEEEERELKEAESVLQKAKEQFAKEMQIYEELKRQRQSRRNPTPKEATPVTPQDVIVITENDTPRPLPPLASTDKVERSATPASDGLDAVRQLAESLVSTMNKATAKRTSVEPSLFTGDLLDFTDWQVDLDAYLEAENINGKERLRHLKRFVGGEAKKCINGHFVTNTNEAYLDARAMLKERYGNKQSIVRTFRNKLAAWPRIHPKDGKALREFGDFLSHIRSGMQSTPGLAILNDCQENEKLSDKLPDWLKNRWARVVAKAVKEDSYPSFSEFTSFIQDEADVMLLPISLQASNPQSKTVKQQVRTRTFKASTIEIKVL